In Janthinobacterium rivuli, a single genomic region encodes these proteins:
- a CDS encoding NADPH-dependent FMN reductase produces the protein MSQYNVAIIVGSLRKDSFNRKLADALVKLAPPEFSFKHIDIGDLPLYNQDDDGAQSEQVLRLKSDISASQALLFLTPEYNRSIPGVLKNALDHGSRPYGQSVWGGKPGAVLGVSVGATGTALAQQHLRNVLAYLDVPLLNQPEMFIQAKDGLFDEHGGIGPASLGFFQGWMQRYVDWVRKHAIHA, from the coding sequence ATGAGTCAATATAACGTTGCTATCATCGTCGGCAGCCTGCGCAAGGATTCCTTCAACCGCAAGCTGGCCGATGCGCTCGTCAAGCTGGCGCCGCCCGAGTTTTCCTTCAAGCACATCGACATCGGCGACTTGCCGCTGTACAACCAGGATGACGATGGCGCGCAGTCCGAGCAGGTGCTGCGCCTCAAATCCGACATTTCCGCTTCGCAAGCCTTGCTGTTTCTCACCCCCGAATACAACCGCTCGATCCCCGGCGTGCTGAAAAACGCCCTCGACCACGGTTCGCGTCCGTATGGCCAGAGCGTGTGGGGCGGCAAGCCGGGCGCCGTGCTGGGCGTTTCCGTCGGTGCCACGGGCACGGCCCTGGCGCAGCAGCATTTGCGCAATGTGCTCGCCTACCTGGACGTGCCGCTGCTGAACCAGCCTGAAATGTTTATCCAGGCCAAGGACGGCCTGTTCGACGAACATGGCGGCATCGGACCTGCCAGCCTGGGCTTTTTCCAGGGCTGGATGCAGCGTTACGTGGACTGGGTCCGCAAGCACGCCATCCACGCTTGA
- the alr gene encoding alanine racemase, whose amino-acid sequence MPPKERSGAILTVDLDAVRANYRLLRDKAHPAACSAVVKSDAYGLGAAQVGAALYEEGCRHFFVAHLEEGISLRPHVAPDAAIFVLHGPPVGTEGEFTAHGLTPVLNSEPQVAGWRQHAAALGTTLDAIVQVDTGMSRMGLSPREVDAWLLDPHFLDGIKVRYIMSHLACADERGNPMNGEQLARFIAIRARLPQYRASLANSSGIFLSPDYHFDLVRPGAALYGIGPQGGEPNPLRSVVRLQGKVLQTRTIAAGDHVGYSRRYTASEPRQVATVSVGYADGWLRSMSNQGLAIVDGVKVPQIGAISMDSITLDVSAIAEERVAPGSLVDLICAEHPVDAVAAMANTIGYEVLTNLGGRYYREYQGLAGAR is encoded by the coding sequence ATGCCTCCCAAGGAACGTAGCGGCGCCATCCTGACGGTGGATCTGGACGCCGTGCGCGCCAACTACCGCTTGCTGCGCGACAAGGCGCACCCGGCCGCCTGCTCGGCCGTCGTGAAATCCGACGCGTATGGCCTGGGCGCCGCGCAAGTGGGCGCGGCCCTGTATGAAGAAGGTTGCCGGCACTTTTTTGTGGCGCACCTGGAAGAGGGCATCAGCCTGCGTCCGCACGTGGCGCCGGACGCGGCCATCTTCGTGCTGCACGGCCCGCCCGTCGGCACGGAAGGCGAATTCACGGCCCATGGCCTGACGCCAGTACTCAACAGCGAGCCGCAGGTGGCCGGCTGGCGCCAGCACGCAGCAGCGCTGGGCACCACCCTGGACGCCATCGTGCAGGTGGACACGGGCATGTCGCGCATGGGTCTGTCGCCGCGGGAAGTCGACGCCTGGCTGCTGGACCCGCACTTTCTCGACGGCATCAAGGTGCGCTACATCATGAGCCACCTGGCGTGCGCCGACGAGCGCGGCAATCCCATGAATGGCGAGCAGCTGGCCCGTTTCATCGCCATCCGCGCCCGTTTGCCGCAATACCGCGCCAGCCTGGCCAATTCCTCGGGCATCTTCTTGTCGCCCGATTATCACTTTGACCTGGTGCGCCCCGGCGCGGCCCTGTACGGCATCGGGCCGCAGGGAGGCGAACCGAATCCCCTGCGCTCCGTGGTGCGCCTGCAAGGCAAGGTGCTGCAGACGCGCACGATTGCCGCCGGCGACCATGTTGGCTACAGCCGCCGCTACACGGCCAGCGAGCCGCGCCAGGTGGCCACTGTTTCCGTCGGTTATGCCGATGGCTGGCTGCGCAGCATGAGCAACCAGGGCCTGGCCATCGTCGACGGCGTGAAAGTGCCGCAGATCGGCGCCATCTCGATGGATTCCATCACGCTCGACGTGAGCGCCATCGCCGAAGAGCGCGTCGCGCCGGGCAGCCTGGTCGACCTGATTTGCGCGGAACACCCGGTCGACGCCGTCGCGGCCATGGCCAATACCATCGGCTACGAGGTACTGACCAATTTGGGCGGGCGTTACTACCGCGAGTACCAAGGGCTTGCCGGCGCACGTTAA
- a CDS encoding D-amino acid dehydrogenase, with amino-acid sequence MRIVILGSGVIGVTSAYYLAKAGHEVTVIDRQPGPALETSFANAGQISPGYASPWAAPGIPLKAVKWMMQRHAPLAISLDGSAAQLKWMWQMLRNCTPEAYAVNKERMVRLAEYSRDCFKVLRAEAGITYEGRQQGTMQLFRTEKQYNDAAKDIEVLKDAGVPYEVLQRNELSRAEPALEAVKDKLFGGLRLPNDETGDCQLFTTRLSEMAEALGVKFRYGVSIDALLTQGDEIAGVQCGAEIVKADSYVVALGSYSTGFMKPLLDIPVYPLKGYSITVPIVNAAKAPVSTILDETYKIAVTRFDDRIRVGGMAEIAGYNLNLNPRRRETLEMVVNDLFPGGGNTAEATFWTGLRPMTPDGTPIVGRTPLRNLFLNTGHGTLGWTMSCGSAQLLADLMSSKKPAILADDLSVSRYSGAQGQGKLQHAAA; translated from the coding sequence ATGCGTATCGTGATTCTGGGTAGCGGCGTCATCGGCGTCACCAGTGCTTACTATCTGGCCAAGGCAGGACATGAGGTGACCGTCATCGACCGCCAGCCGGGCCCGGCACTGGAAACCAGCTTCGCGAATGCGGGGCAAATCTCGCCCGGCTACGCTTCGCCATGGGCCGCGCCCGGCATTCCCCTGAAAGCCGTGAAGTGGATGATGCAGCGCCACGCACCGCTGGCCATCTCGCTCGACGGCAGCGCCGCCCAGCTCAAATGGATGTGGCAGATGTTGCGTAATTGCACACCGGAAGCGTATGCCGTGAACAAGGAACGCATGGTGCGCCTGGCCGAATACAGCCGCGACTGCTTCAAGGTGCTGCGCGCCGAGGCCGGCATCACCTATGAAGGCCGCCAGCAAGGCACGATGCAATTGTTCCGCACTGAAAAACAATACAACGATGCCGCCAAGGATATCGAAGTATTGAAAGATGCGGGTGTGCCATATGAAGTACTGCAGCGCAACGAGTTGTCGCGCGCCGAGCCGGCCCTGGAAGCTGTCAAGGATAAACTGTTCGGCGGCCTGCGCCTGCCCAACGATGAAACGGGCGACTGCCAGCTGTTTACCACCCGCCTGTCCGAGATGGCCGAGGCGCTGGGCGTGAAGTTCCGCTATGGCGTGTCCATCGATGCCTTGCTGACGCAGGGCGACGAAATCGCTGGCGTGCAATGTGGCGCGGAAATCGTCAAGGCCGATTCCTATGTCGTGGCGCTCGGTTCCTACTCGACGGGCTTCATGAAGCCGCTGCTGGACATTCCCGTGTATCCATTGAAGGGCTACTCGATCACCGTGCCTATCGTCAACGCGGCCAAGGCGCCCGTATCGACCATCCTCGATGAAACCTACAAAATTGCCGTGACGCGTTTCGACGACCGCATCCGCGTGGGCGGCATGGCGGAAATCGCCGGCTACAACCTGAACCTGAACCCGCGCCGCCGCGAAACCCTGGAGATGGTCGTCAACGACCTGTTCCCCGGCGGCGGCAACACGGCGGAAGCGACTTTCTGGACGGGCTTGCGTCCGATGACGCCGGACGGCACGCCGATCGTCGGCCGCACGCCGCTGCGCAACCTGTTCCTCAACACGGGCCACGGCACACTGGGCTGGACCATGTCCTGCGGTTCGGCACAATTGCTGGCCGACCTGATGTCGTCGAAAAAGCCGGCCATCCTGGCCGACGACCTGTCCGTCAGCCGCTACAGCGGCGCGCAGGGCCAGGGCAAACTGCAGCACGCGGCGGCCTGA
- a CDS encoding Lrp/AsnC ligand binding domain-containing protein: MRILKESARGLDKLDRHILRILQQDGRISMKDLGEQVGLSITPCIERVKRMERDGVITGYHAKVNPAALGAKLLVFVEITLNQKSASAFEQFRREVLQIPEVQECHLVSGDFDYLIKARIHEMAEYRKLLGDMLLQLPGAAQSKSYVVMEEIKETLALSTDVLQSR, from the coding sequence ATGAGAATCCTTAAAGAATCGGCACGTGGCCTCGACAAGCTGGATCGCCACATCCTGCGCATCCTGCAACAGGATGGCCGCATCTCGATGAAAGACCTCGGTGAACAGGTGGGACTGTCCATCACGCCCTGCATCGAGCGGGTCAAGCGCATGGAGCGCGACGGCGTCATCACGGGCTACCACGCCAAGGTGAACCCGGCCGCGCTGGGCGCCAAGCTGCTGGTCTTTGTGGAGATTACGCTCAATCAAAAATCCGCGTCCGCCTTCGAGCAATTCCGCCGCGAAGTGCTGCAAATTCCCGAGGTGCAGGAATGCCACCTGGTGTCGGGCGACTTCGATTACCTGATCAAGGCGCGCATCCATGAAATGGCCGAGTACCGCAAATTGCTGGGCGACATGCTGCTGCAGCTGCCGGGCGCCGCGCAATCGAAAAGCTATGTGGTGATGGAAGAAATCAAGGAAACCCTGGCGCTGTCGACCGACGTATTGCAGAGCCGGTAA
- a CDS encoding tetratricopeptide repeat protein, giving the protein MQLPASLAHISAEQDWQHTTAYPPLGFIPFSEGALGNGDTFGLYWPIGREASEPIVVETWHDEWRIQPHFSSLTAFLQAHATAEDEYVGTPTLADDPASPRATFLEAKEQIAQRKPEAAIALLEAALAIVPEYTDALVLLHGQYVRAGRIDAAVKVAIQAIISPPSFGGPPLKALQWLRAQPVPDGEIDPVWRACGQLSFHFGGSKENADYPVLMTAIATYLAQDNHVGASTLMQTYAELMSAETVSFQERYGFDATAFIGRQIAVSAMLPQGSRDPATLWLPGVD; this is encoded by the coding sequence ATGCAATTACCCGCAAGCCTCGCCCATATCTCGGCGGAACAAGACTGGCAACACACGACAGCGTATCCACCGCTCGGTTTTATTCCCTTCTCTGAAGGCGCGCTGGGCAATGGCGACACCTTCGGCCTGTATTGGCCCATCGGCCGCGAAGCGTCCGAACCCATCGTCGTCGAAACCTGGCACGACGAGTGGCGCATCCAGCCGCACTTTTCCAGCCTGACGGCCTTCCTGCAAGCCCACGCGACAGCGGAAGACGAGTATGTCGGCACGCCGACCCTGGCCGACGACCCCGCCTCGCCGCGCGCCACCTTCCTGGAAGCCAAGGAACAGATCGCGCAGCGCAAGCCGGAGGCGGCCATCGCCCTGCTGGAAGCGGCGCTGGCCATCGTGCCCGAATATACGGACGCCCTGGTGCTGCTGCATGGCCAGTATGTGCGCGCGGGAAGAATCGATGCCGCCGTCAAGGTGGCCATCCAGGCGATCATCTCGCCACCGTCCTTTGGCGGCCCGCCCCTGAAAGCCTTGCAATGGCTGCGCGCGCAGCCAGTGCCGGACGGGGAAATTGACCCCGTCTGGCGCGCCTGCGGGCAATTGTCGTTCCACTTTGGCGGCAGCAAGGAGAATGCAGATTACCCCGTGCTAATGACCGCCATCGCCACCTACCTGGCGCAAGACAACCATGTTGGCGCCTCGACCCTGATGCAAACGTATGCCGAATTGATGAGCGCGGAAACCGTGTCTTTCCAGGAACGCTATGGCTTCGATGCCACCGCTTTCATCGGGCGGCAAATCGCCGTCAGCGCGATGCTGCCGCAAGGCAGCCGCGACCCTGCCACGCTATGGTTACCCGGCGTCGATTAG